In the Candidatus Electrothrix sp. GW3-4 genome, one interval contains:
- a CDS encoding efflux RND transporter permease subunit, which translates to MVIALLLLALTGWGLMVAPFNFNLGGLPRDPVPVDAIPDIGENQQIVFTKWAGRSPQDMEDQVTYPLTVSLLGLPGVKTVRSYSMFGFSSIYVIFDDSVEFYWSRSRLLEKLSSLPPGTLPDGVRPTLGPDATGLGQIFWYTLEGRTPDGKPAGGWDLAELRSIQDWYVRYALMGASGISEVASIGGFVKEYQIDVDPDALHDRGVSLAEVFAAVRQSNIDVGARTIEINRVEYVIRGIGFVKSLKDLEQSVIKAVDNIPIRIADVATVSLGPALRRGCWTRPAARWWAEWRWCATAIIRWPPLSGSRRKFRRSRRVCPARPWPTAQ; encoded by the coding sequence ATGGTCATCGCCCTGCTCCTGCTGGCCCTGACCGGCTGGGGCCTGATGGTTGCGCCCTTTAACTTCAATCTGGGCGGCCTGCCCCGCGATCCGGTGCCGGTGGATGCCATCCCGGACATCGGCGAGAACCAACAGATCGTGTTCACCAAATGGGCGGGTCGTTCGCCTCAGGACATGGAGGATCAGGTCACCTATCCGCTCACCGTGTCCCTGCTCGGCTTGCCCGGGGTCAAGACCGTGCGCAGCTACTCCATGTTCGGCTTCTCTTCCATCTACGTCATCTTTGACGACTCAGTGGAGTTCTACTGGTCCCGGTCCCGGCTCCTGGAAAAACTCTCCAGCCTGCCGCCAGGCACCCTGCCCGACGGGGTCCGCCCCACCTTGGGCCCGGATGCCACCGGCCTGGGGCAGATTTTCTGGTACACCCTGGAGGGCCGCACCCCGGACGGCAAACCCGCAGGCGGCTGGGATCTGGCCGAACTGCGTTCCATCCAGGACTGGTATGTGCGCTACGCCCTGATGGGGGCCTCCGGGATCTCAGAAGTAGCCTCCATCGGCGGTTTTGTCAAGGAATACCAGATCGACGTGGACCCGGATGCCCTGCATGACCGGGGCGTGAGCCTGGCAGAGGTCTTTGCTGCGGTGCGCCAGTCCAATATCGATGTGGGGGCGCGCACCATCGAGATCAACCGGGTGGAGTACGTGATCCGGGGCATCGGCTTTGTCAAGAGCCTCAAGGATCTGGAACAGTCGGTGATCAAGGCGGTGGATAATATCCCCATCCGCATCGCGGACGTGGCCACGGTGAGCCTGGGCCCGGCCCTGCGGCGGGGGTGCTGGACAAGGCCGGCAGCGAGGTGGTGGGCGGAGTGGCGGTGGTGCGCTACGGCGATAATCCGCTGGCCGCCATTGAGCGGGTCAAGGAGAAAATTCAGGAGATCTCGCCGGGTCTGCCCAGCAAGACCTTGGCCGACGGCACAGTAA
- a CDS encoding type II toxin-antitoxin system VapB family antitoxin, whose product MQLNINDMLLKRAQQVSGLQSAQAVIEAALRVLIAQRYQGASKSRRLENPLKLLLESDFIGCADSDETRLSQTYKNELTEILEKKYGYR is encoded by the coding sequence ATGCAATTGAATATAAATGATATGCTTTTGAAAAGAGCGCAACAAGTCAGTGGGCTGCAATCCGCTCAGGCTGTCATTGAAGCTGCGTTGCGCGTTTTGATTGCTCAACGGTATCAAGGTGCATCCAAATCCAGAAGGCTGGAAAATCCCCTGAAACTGTTGCTGGAGTCGGATTTTATCGGCTGTGCCGACAGTGATGAAACCCGCCTTTCACAAACCTATAAAAACGAGCTGACCGAAATTTTAGAGAAAAAATATGGTTATCGCTGA
- a CDS encoding YHS domain-containing protein, with the protein MGGKINKEIYVDYQGQRIYFCCEACPPEFKKDPEKYLAKLKDLGQEPEKIEQGEKEKKKKERCLSIIWTCPSITWIRQSIRNRRISCGICFFT; encoded by the coding sequence ATGGGCGGCAAGATCAATAAAGAGATCTATGTGGATTATCAGGGACAGCGGATCTATTTCTGCTGTGAGGCCTGTCCGCCGGAATTCAAGAAAGATCCAGAGAAATACCTGGCCAAGTTGAAAGATCTGGGCCAGGAGCCGGAGAAGATTGAGCAAGGCGAGAAAGAGAAGAAAAAGAAAGAGAGATGCCTGAGCATAATATGGACATGTCCGAGCATCACATGGATACGCCAGAGCATAAGGAATAGGAGGATATCATGCGGGATCTGTTTTTTCACCTGA
- a CDS encoding TolC family protein yields MKRYICACLCCLPVLILTSSSVLAAEKDKNTLAAYLEQALVGNDSLLAAQAELRAASARVRQAGVLPDPKLEVQYYLQPIETRTGPQQAAIGIGQGLPWFGKLALMRKMGDHDEALAAAKVAAAELEVVRQVKETYIEYCFLGRSQQILSDNLELLHYLEGVARDRYTGGKATYFDVLKVQVELAQTEDKVRTLADQTMPLRVRLNNLLGTGPERSRPLPEQLPRVVLKKKAETIYPLALKKAPLLLAAQERIAKARTGRELADKAFFPDFQISLKTIFTGSAEYGDPPDSGSDPVIAGVSMNIPLFRERRHARVAEQETAVSGAQAMEAEQQRGIQNKIEQGLYAYRDAERRVALYRDELLPKVRQQLEVAVSGFQSGKNSILEIIDAEKSLLTFDLAKSRALADRALAVAGLEAQAGAVLASWTQDEQKKTREEKKSKTESRSDS; encoded by the coding sequence ATGAAGCGATATATCTGCGCCTGCCTCTGCTGTCTGCCAGTGCTCATACTGACAAGTTCCTCTGTTCTCGCCGCTGAAAAAGACAAGAATACCCTGGCCGCATACCTTGAACAGGCCCTTGTTGGCAATGATAGCCTGCTGGCGGCCCAGGCCGAACTGCGTGCTGCCTCGGCAAGGGTACGCCAGGCTGGCGTCCTGCCGGACCCGAAACTGGAGGTGCAGTATTATCTGCAACCCATTGAGACCAGAACCGGACCGCAGCAGGCAGCCATAGGCATCGGACAGGGCCTGCCCTGGTTTGGCAAACTGGCCCTGATGCGCAAGATGGGAGACCATGACGAGGCCCTTGCCGCAGCCAAGGTCGCGGCAGCGGAGCTGGAGGTGGTCCGGCAGGTGAAAGAGACCTATATCGAATACTGTTTTCTCGGTCGTTCGCAGCAGATTCTGAGCGACAACCTTGAACTGCTCCATTATCTGGAAGGAGTGGCCCGTGATCGCTATACCGGCGGCAAGGCCACCTACTTTGACGTGCTCAAGGTCCAGGTGGAGCTGGCCCAGACAGAGGATAAGGTCCGTACCCTGGCGGATCAGACAATGCCGCTCCGTGTCCGCCTCAACAACCTCCTGGGCACAGGGCCGGAACGGAGCCGTCCGCTGCCGGAACAGCTGCCAAGGGTTGTCTTGAAAAAGAAGGCAGAGACAATTTATCCCCTTGCCTTGAAAAAGGCCCCGCTGCTGCTGGCGGCGCAGGAGCGCATTGCCAAGGCGCGTACTGGCAGAGAACTAGCGGACAAGGCGTTCTTCCCGGACTTCCAGATCTCGTTAAAAACCATTTTTACCGGGTCAGCAGAATACGGCGATCCGCCGGATAGCGGCTCTGATCCGGTCATTGCCGGGGTGAGTATGAACATCCCCCTGTTCCGGGAGCGTCGCCATGCCAGGGTGGCTGAGCAGGAAACAGCTGTGAGCGGGGCGCAGGCCATGGAGGCGGAGCAACAGCGGGGGATACAAAACAAGATTGAGCAGGGCCTGTACGCCTACCGGGATGCAGAGCGCAGAGTGGCCCTGTATCGCGATGAGCTGCTCCCTAAAGTCAGGCAGCAGCTGGAGGTGGCCGTCAGCGGCTTCCAGAGCGGTAAAAATTCCATCCTGGAGATTATTGATGCAGAAAAGAGCCTACTGACCTTTGACTTGGCTAAGAGTCGTGCCTTGGCCGACAGGGCCCTTGCTGTGGCAGGGCTAGAGGCCCAGGCCGGAGCAGTGCTGGCAAGCTGGACCCAGGACGAGCAGAAGAAGACAAGAGAAGAGAAAAAGAGCAAAACTGAAAGCCGTTCGGACAGTTGA
- the hypD gene encoding hydrogenase formation protein HypD, translating into MEICGGQTHSFLRHGLDALLPSQIELVHGPGCPVCVTPLEQIDKAIAIASRPEVIFTSYGDMLRVPGSSTDLFSVRAKGGDVRVVYSPLEAVQLAEAHPDKEVVFFAIGFETTAPANAMAVLLVQRKGITNFSIITAQVRVPPAIEAILQAESCRVQGFLAAGHVCAVMGFHEYLPITEIFQIPIVVTGFEPIDLLQGLYATIRQLEAGQAQVENQYQRAVSQQGNTAAQQSIQQAFQPVDRKWRGIGTIPKSGWGLRPELATFDAELKFEVQNLLSQESPLCIAGEILQGLKKPWHALPLAKNVPRKTRWVPLWSPRKGPARPITGTIDKISLDIESPSPQGRDNNYNKNQELWG; encoded by the coding sequence ATGGAAATCTGCGGTGGACAGACCCACTCCTTTCTTCGCCACGGCTTAGATGCCCTCCTGCCCTCCCAGATTGAGTTGGTCCACGGCCCAGGTTGCCCGGTCTGTGTGACCCCGCTGGAGCAGATCGACAAGGCCATTGCCATTGCCTCCCGCCCCGAGGTCATCTTCACCTCCTATGGTGACATGCTCCGGGTGCCGGGTTCCAGCACGGATCTCTTTTCCGTACGCGCCAAGGGTGGCGACGTGCGAGTGGTCTACTCGCCCCTGGAGGCAGTGCAGCTGGCCGAGGCCCATCCTGACAAGGAGGTAGTCTTCTTTGCCATCGGCTTTGAAACCACGGCCCCGGCCAATGCAATGGCCGTCCTGCTGGTCCAGCGGAAGGGAATCACCAATTTCTCCATCATCACGGCCCAGGTTCGGGTACCACCGGCAATAGAGGCCATTCTCCAGGCCGAGTCCTGCCGGGTCCAGGGCTTTCTGGCGGCCGGGCATGTCTGTGCGGTCATGGGCTTTCACGAATATCTCCCCATTACCGAGATCTTCCAGATCCCCATCGTGGTCACAGGTTTCGAGCCCATTGATCTGCTCCAGGGCCTGTACGCGACAATCAGGCAGTTGGAAGCAGGTCAGGCTCAGGTGGAAAACCAGTACCAACGCGCGGTCAGCCAGCAGGGAAATACAGCGGCCCAACAGAGCATCCAGCAGGCCTTTCAACCTGTCGACCGGAAATGGCGTGGCATCGGCACCATTCCCAAAAGTGGCTGGGGCCTGCGCCCGGAGCTGGCCACCTTTGATGCAGAACTGAAATTCGAGGTCCAGAACCTCCTCAGCCAGGAATCACCCCTCTGCATTGCAGGTGAGATCCTCCAGGGCCTGAAAAAACCGTGGCATGCCCTGCCTTTGGCAAAGAATGTACCCCGCAAAACCCGCTGGGTGCCCCTATGGTCTCCTCGGAAGGGGCCTGCGCGGCCTATTACAGGTACCATCGATAAAATATCGTTGGATATAGAAAGCCCATCCCCCCAAGGGAGGGACAATAATTATAACAAGAACCAGGAATTGTGGGGGTAA
- a CDS encoding efflux RND transporter permease subunit, producing MRYGDNPLAAIERVKEKIQEISPGLPSKTLADGTVSKVTIVPFYDRSGLIHETLDTLKTALSEEILITIIVILVTVMHLRSSLLISALLPLTVLMAFIGMKVFGVDANVVALSGIAIAIGTIVDMGIIICENILTRMDEAGPEESTLRIIYDASVEVGSAVLTAVATTIVSFLPVFTMQAAEGKLFRPLAYTKTFALISSVVIALTVLPPLAHVLFRRKKRAKHHGKFVFSFLSC from the coding sequence GTGCGCTACGGCGATAATCCGCTGGCCGCCATTGAGCGGGTCAAGGAGAAAATTCAGGAGATCTCGCCGGGTCTGCCCAGCAAGACCTTGGCCGACGGCACAGTAAGCAAGGTGACCATCGTGCCCTTCTACGACCGCTCCGGCCTGATCCACGAGACCCTGGACACCCTGAAGACCGCCCTGAGCGAGGAGATCCTGATCACCATCATCGTGATCCTGGTCACGGTCATGCACCTTCGCAGCTCCTTGCTCATTTCCGCCCTCCTGCCCCTGACCGTGCTCATGGCCTTTATCGGCATGAAGGTCTTCGGTGTGGATGCCAACGTGGTGGCCCTGTCCGGCATTGCCATCGCCATCGGCACCATCGTGGACATGGGGATCATCATCTGCGAGAACATCCTCACCCGGATGGACGAGGCCGGGCCCGAGGAATCCACCCTGCGGATCATCTATGATGCCTCGGTGGAAGTGGGTAGCGCCGTGCTGACCGCAGTGGCCACTACCATAGTCAGCTTTCTGCCGGTCTTCACCATGCAGGCCGCCGAAGGCAAGCTGTTCAGGCCCCTGGCCTATACCAAGACATTCGCCCTGATCTCCTCGGTGGTCATCGCCCTGACCGTACTGCCGCCCCTGGCCCATGTCCTGTTCCGGCGCAAAAAAAGGGCAAAGCATCATGGAAAATTCGTTTTTTCCTTCCTGTCCTGCTGA
- a CDS encoding Rpn family recombination-promoting nuclease/putative transposase: MASKERYINLFTDYGFKKIFGEEPNKNLLLDFLNELLKEEQGEIRDLTYLKTEQLGDTDIDRKAIFDLYCENERGEKFIVELQKSKQNFFKDRALYYSTFPIREQAERGDWNFKLKAVYTVAILDFVFDEDKNQPEKYRYDVKLSDIETNRVFYDKLTFIYLEMPKFSKKLDELKTRFDKWLYVIRNLNRLERIPDMLREQVFEQLFDTAEIARFTPDQVRSYEKSLKYYRDMKNSLDTAFDEGRVEGKEEGKNERDREIVRNGIQQGIDIKMIAQLTGLSEEEIKEIGQERSDD, translated from the coding sequence ATGGCCAGCAAAGAACGCTATATCAACCTGTTCACCGATTACGGGTTTAAAAAGATCTTCGGCGAAGAGCCGAACAAGAACCTGCTCCTGGATTTTCTCAACGAGCTGCTGAAAGAGGAACAGGGAGAGATCCGGGATTTGACCTATCTGAAGACCGAACAGCTCGGTGACACCGATATCGACCGCAAGGCGATCTTCGATCTCTACTGCGAGAATGAACGGGGTGAGAAATTCATTGTCGAACTCCAGAAGAGCAAACAGAATTTTTTCAAGGACCGAGCACTCTACTACTCCACCTTTCCCATCCGTGAACAGGCGGAACGAGGCGACTGGAATTTCAAACTCAAGGCTGTCTATACGGTGGCTATCCTGGACTTTGTCTTTGACGAGGATAAGAACCAACCGGAAAAGTACCGCTATGATGTTAAGCTGTCTGATATTGAAACCAACCGGGTATTTTATGACAAGCTGACCTTCATCTACCTTGAGATGCCCAAATTCAGCAAAAAACTGGATGAGCTGAAGACTCGGTTTGATAAATGGCTGTACGTTATCAGGAACCTGAATCGGCTGGAACGAATACCGGACATGCTGCGGGAACAGGTGTTTGAGCAGCTCTTTGATACTGCGGAGATTGCACGCTTTACCCCGGACCAAGTGCGTTCTTATGAGAAGAGTCTGAAATATTATCGGGACATGAAAAACTCCCTTGATACCGCTTTTGATGAGGGGAGAGTAGAAGGAAAAGAAGAAGGTAAGAATGAAAGAGATAGAGAGATAGTCCGTAATGGAATTCAGCAAGGAATTGATATCAAAATGATTGCTCAGTTGACGGGCCTATCAGAAGAAGAGATTAAGGAGATTGGACAAGAGCGCTCGGACGACTAA
- a CDS encoding efflux RND transporter periplasmic adaptor subunit, which translates to MRDLFFHLIILICCGLPLFSGNAFAEQADPAGHQHEQAPATVWTCSMHPQIQLPEPGQCPICFMDLIEVEKQNNEERLSLRQISLDSQARKLAEIEVQPVIRGNKETDASIQIFGRIDYDETRVSTITSWVDGRIDRLLVDYTGATVQRGQAVAQVYSPELFTAQAELIQALQEVKRVGKSENSLVKKMAGRTLAAAREKLRLLGIGKKQLQAMEGLEQPAQHVTLTAPQAGVVIEKHVNEGVYVKTGNPVYTLADLSQVWVILEVYESDLQAVSMGQKVGFTVEAYPGTEFQGKVVYIDPLVDEKTGPSGCVSMLITAKEN; encoded by the coding sequence ATGCGGGATCTGTTTTTTCACCTGATCATCCTGATCTGTTGTGGGCTTCCTCTCTTCTCAGGAAACGCCTTTGCTGAACAAGCAGATCCTGCTGGGCATCAGCACGAGCAGGCCCCGGCAACGGTCTGGACCTGCTCCATGCATCCCCAGATCCAGCTCCCGGAACCCGGTCAATGTCCTATCTGTTTTATGGATCTGATCGAGGTGGAAAAACAGAACAACGAAGAGCGCCTCAGTCTGCGCCAGATCTCTCTGGACAGTCAGGCGAGAAAGCTGGCAGAGATCGAAGTACAGCCGGTCATCCGAGGGAACAAGGAAACCGATGCGAGCATACAGATCTTCGGACGGATCGATTACGATGAGACCAGAGTCAGCACCATCACCTCCTGGGTGGACGGTCGCATTGACCGGCTCCTGGTTGATTATACCGGTGCGACAGTGCAACGTGGACAGGCTGTGGCCCAGGTATACAGTCCAGAACTGTTCACGGCCCAGGCCGAGCTGATCCAGGCCCTGCAGGAGGTCAAGCGGGTTGGAAAATCAGAGAACAGCTTAGTCAAAAAAATGGCTGGCCGCACCCTGGCCGCGGCACGGGAAAAGCTGCGCCTGCTGGGGATCGGCAAAAAACAGCTGCAGGCCATGGAAGGGTTGGAACAACCTGCCCAGCATGTCACCCTCACTGCTCCGCAGGCCGGGGTGGTGATTGAGAAGCATGTCAACGAGGGCGTGTACGTCAAGACCGGCAATCCAGTCTACACCCTGGCCGACTTGTCCCAGGTCTGGGTGATCCTTGAGGTCTATGAATCAGACCTCCAAGCGGTCAGCATGGGGCAGAAGGTCGGCTTTACCGTGGAGGCCTATCCCGGTACCGAGTTTCAGGGCAAGGTGGTGTACATCGATCCGCTGGTGGATGAAAAAACCGGACCGTCCGGGTGCGTCTCAATGCTGATAACAGCAAAGGAAAACTAA
- the hypE gene encoding hydrogenase expression/formation protein HypE translates to MNKPDFAGAACPTPHQPKETVLLGHGSGGTLSRELIEQVFLPELGAVAPRSLDDAAIIETTGQEQGQRLALSTDSHVVEPLFFPGGDIGHLAVCGTVNDLAMVGARPLALTCGFILEEGLPFATLRQVLTSMRVAAEEAGIYLAAGDTKVVQRGSADKMFINTSGVGVVDQGVQISGANARPGDVIILSGTLGDHGITVLAAREGLGFETDLASDAAPLNHLVQAMLAAGTIHVLRDPTRGGLATSLVEISEQSQVSLLIEEDKLPVKPAVRAACEMLGFDPLFIANEGKLVAFVPPEDAETVLATMRKTRYGEDAAIIGRVLDAGKAQAQLQTAIGGTRLLDMLPGELLPRIC, encoded by the coding sequence ATGAATAAGCCTGATTTTGCAGGTGCTGCCTGCCCTACCCCGCATCAACCAAAAGAAACCGTCCTGCTCGGGCACGGCTCTGGTGGCACCCTGAGTCGGGAGCTGATTGAGCAGGTCTTTCTCCCGGAGCTGGGAGCGGTGGCCCCGCGCAGCTTGGACGATGCCGCAATCATTGAGACGACGGGACAAGAGCAGGGACAACGCCTAGCCCTGAGCACAGACTCCCATGTAGTGGAACCGCTCTTCTTTCCCGGCGGGGATATCGGTCATCTGGCCGTCTGCGGGACCGTCAATGACCTGGCTATGGTGGGGGCAAGGCCCCTGGCCCTGACCTGCGGTTTTATCCTGGAAGAAGGCCTGCCCTTTGCCACTCTCCGGCAGGTGCTGACCTCCATGCGGGTCGCTGCTGAGGAGGCTGGTATCTACCTTGCTGCGGGCGACACCAAGGTGGTGCAGCGCGGCAGTGCTGATAAGATGTTCATCAATACCTCCGGGGTCGGCGTGGTAGATCAGGGCGTACAGATCTCCGGGGCCAATGCCCGACCAGGAGATGTGATCATCTTGTCCGGCACCCTGGGCGATCACGGTATCACCGTGCTGGCGGCCCGCGAGGGACTGGGCTTTGAGACCGATCTGGCAAGCGATGCAGCTCCGCTCAACCATCTGGTCCAGGCCATGCTGGCAGCCGGGACAATCCATGTGCTCCGCGACCCCACCCGAGGTGGTCTGGCAACTTCCCTGGTGGAGATCTCCGAGCAATCCCAGGTCAGCCTGCTGATTGAAGAGGACAAGCTCCCGGTGAAACCTGCTGTCCGGGCGGCCTGCGAGATGCTGGGCTTTGATCCGCTCTTTATCGCCAATGAGGGCAAGCTGGTCGCCTTTGTGCCGCCAGAGGATGCCGAGACCGTGCTGGCAACCATGCGGAAGACCCGGTACGGGGAAGATGCCGCGATTATCGGCAGGGTGCTTGATGCGGGCAAGGCCCAGGCCCAGCTGCAAACAGCCATCGGCGGCACCCGGCTGCTGGATATGCTGCCGGGCGAGCTCTTGCCAAGGATTTGTTGA
- a CDS encoding PIN domain-containing protein, translating into MVIADTGLWVALAYPKDKHHQLAKQRLAELSEQNERMITTCAVMTETCHLLLARAGISAQQKFIEKYRQGVFSVFELNTEHSERVAELMRKYADLPMDLADASLVVLAEYLGHGRILSTDQRDFHTYRWKNHQPFENLLLTVNPGAAQHE; encoded by the coding sequence ATGGTTATCGCTGATACCGGTTTATGGGTTGCCTTGGCATATCCAAAAGACAAGCATCACCAATTGGCGAAACAACGTCTTGCCGAATTATCGGAGCAAAATGAGCGGATGATTACGACCTGTGCGGTGATGACGGAAACCTGTCATTTACTGCTGGCAAGAGCCGGGATTTCCGCGCAGCAGAAGTTTATTGAAAAATATCGGCAGGGCGTGTTTTCCGTTTTTGAGTTGAATACGGAACATTCAGAGCGGGTTGCCGAACTGATGCGAAAATACGCTGATCTGCCAATGGATCTGGCTGATGCGTCGCTGGTGGTTTTGGCGGAATATCTTGGGCATGGACGTATTTTATCAACGGATCAACGCGACTTTCATACCTATCGCTGGAAGAACCATCAACCATTTGAGAATCTGCTGTTGACGGTAAATCCGGGAGCGGCGCAGCATGAATGA
- a CDS encoding efflux RND transporter permease subunit, with translation MVLLARSWQPLGIEKGAWANFFFVGLLIGGLLGSFQVFQWLYPLLLRIFLRWKLIFLIFPLLIVIGGAMVWLGVPKLTGWLPDSIRRTKPMMTLAHSFPGLGREFMPALDEGSFLYMPTTMPHAGLTEVQEVLAAQDRAITAIPEVESAVGKLGRAETPLDPAPLSMIETIINYHSEYLEDADGKRLLFAWRADRKDFCRSPEGVLLKAGDGMPYLVRGRFERDERGWLIPDPEGRPFRLWRTALDPAINPEREAWAGIQTPDDIWNEIVRAAEIPGVTSAPKLQPIAARIVMLQSGMRAPMGIKVKGPDLATIEQVGLDLERLVKQVPSVSPLTVLADRVVGKPYLEIVIDREAISRHGIKLGRVQEVISAAVGGKMVTMTVEGRERYPVQVRYQRERRDSLEALSRILVTASTGEHIPLAQLADIRYVRGPQMIKSEDTFLTGYVLFDKKKGFAEVDVVEQTRQFLQEKIDSGELRIPPGVSYTFAGNYENQIRAQKRLSVILPLALLVIMLILYLQFRSLGTTMMVFSAILVAWSGGFLMIWLYGQDWFLDFSLFDTDMRKLFQVHGINLSVAIWVGFLALFGIATDDGVLMATYLDESRARLRDREGRTRQEIRDMVLHGAQRRIRPALMTSATTILALIPILTSTGRGSDIMVPMAIPSFGGMVIAMLTVFVVPVLYCWVEERKAG, from the coding sequence ATGGTGCTGCTGGCCCGGAGCTGGCAGCCTCTGGGAATTGAGAAAGGTGCATGGGCCAATTTCTTCTTTGTCGGCCTGCTCATCGGCGGCCTGCTGGGATCGTTCCAGGTCTTTCAGTGGCTCTACCCGCTCCTGTTGCGCATCTTTCTCCGCTGGAAACTGATCTTCCTGATCTTCCCCCTGCTGATCGTCATCGGCGGAGCAATGGTCTGGCTCGGTGTGCCCAAACTCACCGGCTGGCTGCCGGATTCTATCCGCCGCACCAAACCCATGATGACCCTGGCCCACAGCTTCCCCGGTCTGGGCCGGGAGTTCATGCCTGCCCTGGATGAGGGTTCGTTCCTCTACATGCCCACCACCATGCCCCATGCCGGGCTGACCGAGGTACAGGAAGTCTTGGCGGCTCAGGATCGGGCCATCACCGCCATCCCGGAGGTAGAATCGGCTGTGGGCAAGCTGGGCCGGGCCGAGACCCCGCTGGATCCTGCGCCGCTTTCCATGATCGAGACCATCATCAATTATCATTCTGAATATCTGGAGGATGCAGACGGAAAACGCCTCCTGTTCGCCTGGCGGGCGGACAGAAAAGATTTCTGTCGCAGCCCGGAAGGGGTGCTGCTCAAGGCCGGGGATGGCATGCCCTATCTGGTCCGGGGACGCTTTGAACGGGATGAGCGCGGGTGGCTCATCCCTGATCCTGAGGGAAGGCCCTTCCGGCTCTGGCGAACCGCCCTTGATCCGGCCATCAACCCGGAGCGCGAGGCCTGGGCAGGCATTCAGACCCCGGACGACATCTGGAACGAGATCGTCCGGGCCGCCGAGATCCCCGGTGTGACCTCGGCTCCCAAACTCCAGCCCATTGCTGCCCGCATCGTCATGCTCCAGAGCGGCATGCGCGCGCCCATGGGCATCAAGGTCAAGGGACCGGACCTGGCCACTATCGAGCAGGTGGGGCTGGACCTGGAACGATTGGTCAAGCAGGTGCCCTCGGTTTCACCCCTGACCGTGCTGGCCGACCGGGTGGTGGGCAAGCCCTATCTGGAAATCGTTATCGACCGCGAGGCCATCTCCCGGCACGGGATCAAGCTGGGCAGGGTGCAGGAGGTGATTTCTGCGGCAGTGGGCGGCAAGATGGTCACTATGACCGTGGAAGGCCGGGAACGCTATCCGGTACAGGTGCGCTATCAACGCGAGCGGCGCGACTCTCTGGAGGCACTGAGCCGCATCCTGGTCACCGCCTCCACCGGCGAACACATCCCCTTGGCCCAGCTGGCCGACATCCGCTATGTGCGCGGCCCGCAGATGATCAAGAGCGAGGACACCTTCCTGACCGGCTATGTCCTGTTTGACAAAAAAAAGGGCTTTGCCGAGGTGGATGTGGTGGAGCAGACCCGCCAGTTTCTCCAGGAGAAGATCGACAGCGGCGAACTGCGCATCCCGCCGGGTGTGTCCTACACCTTTGCCGGGAATTACGAGAACCAGATCCGGGCCCAGAAACGGCTCTCCGTGATCCTGCCCCTGGCCCTGCTGGTGATCATGCTCATTCTCTATCTCCAGTTCCGCTCTCTGGGCACGACCATGATGGTCTTCTCCGCCATCCTGGTGGCCTGGTCCGGCGGCTTCCTGATGATCTGGCTCTACGGACAGGACTGGTTTCTGGATTTTTCCCTGTTCGATACGGACATGCGCAAACTCTTCCAGGTCCACGGTATCAACCTCTCCGTGGCGATCTGGGTGGGCTTCCTGGCCCTGTTCGGTATTGCCACCGATGACGGGGTGCTCATGGCCACCTATCTGGACGAGTCCAGGGCCCGCCTCAGGGATAGGGAGGGCAGAACCCGGCAGGAGATCCGGGACATGGTCCTGCACGGGGCCCAGCGGCGCATCCGCCCGGCCCTGATGACCTCGGCCACCACCATCCTGGCCTTGATCCCCATCCTGACCTCCACCGGTCGGGGCTCGGATATTATGGTGCCTATGGCTATTCCCTCCTTCGGTGGGATGGTCATTGCTATGCTTACCGTCTTTGTCGTGCCCGTGTTGTACTGTTGGGTGGAGGAGAGGAAAGCGGGATGA
- a CDS encoding HypC/HybG/HupF family hydrogenase formation chaperone: MCLAIPGKLTEIYQKDTLRMAKIDFGGIAKEICLEFVPEAELGDYALVHAGFAISLMNETEAQENIQLIQEVSRFDDEVS, from the coding sequence TATCCCAGGAAAACTCACAGAAATATATCAAAAGGATACGCTCCGTATGGCCAAGATCGACTTCGGCGGCATAGCCAAGGAGATCTGCCTGGAATTTGTCCCTGAAGCGGAATTAGGCGATTACGCCCTGGTTCATGCGGGCTTTGCCATCAGCCTGATGAACGAGACTGAGGCCCAGGAAAATATCCAACTGATCCAGGAGGTCTCGCGCTTTGACGATGAAGTATCTTGA